In Brassica rapa cultivar Chiifu-401-42 chromosome A06, CAAS_Brap_v3.01, whole genome shotgun sequence, a single window of DNA contains:
- the LOC103874670 gene encoding 21 kDa protein, whose protein sequence is MAVSFRFNHHFLASLLITITITTLKSVHTTTTTNTEFVKSLCTFTTYPRLCVTSLSTQSSLIQTSHKLMAHAALNITLASAKATSAMMVRVSRSSRLKPREVSAMRDCVEELGDTLEELRKSIGEMGQLSGSNYEVYMNDIQTWVSAALTDEYTCLDGFEGDEMNGKVKVLVRGRILIIAHLTSNALALINHFAYIHC, encoded by the coding sequence atggCTGTTTCTTTTAGATTTAATCATCACTTCCTCGCATCTCTTCTCATAACCATTACCATAACCACGCTCAAGTCGGTccatacaacaacaacaacaaacacggAGTTCGTAAAATCATTATGCACATTCACAACGTACCCAAGACTCTGTGTCACTTCACTCTCAACTCAATCCAGTCTCATCCAAACCAGCCACAAGCTCATGGCTCATGCGGCTCTCAACATCACATTAGCCTCGGCTAAAGCCACGTCAGCAATGATGGTGCGTGTCTCGAGAAGTAGTCGGCTCAAGCCGAGAGAAGTCTCGGCCATGAGAGACTGCGTTGAGGAGCTAGGTGACACGTTGGAGGAGCTTAGGAAATCGATAGGCGAGATGGGTCAGCTAAGTGGCTCGAACTATGAGGTCTACATGAATGATATTCAGACTTGGGTTAGCGCGGCTCTGACCGATGAGTACACGTGCTTGGATGGATTTGAAGGAGATGAAATGAACGGGAAGGTTAAGGTTTTGGTTAGAGGGAGGATTTTGATTATTGCTCATTTAACGAGTAATGCTTTAGCTTTGATTAATCACTTTGCTTATATTCATTGTTAG
- the LOC103874671 gene encoding NAC domain-containing protein 101 isoform X2: MEGLSLIPPGYQFHPTDEELVDYYLKKKVAFPGMQVDVIKDVDLYKIEPWDIQELCGRGTGEEREWYFFSHKDKKYPTGTRTNRATCSGFWKATGRDKAIYSKQELVGMRKTLVFYKGRAPNGQKSDWIMHEYRLETDENGPPHEEGWVVCRAFKKKLTTMMNYNNPRTMMGSSSSGQESNWFVQQMDVANGSYYHLPDLESPKMFQASSSLLHHNDNDPYGVVLSTINTTPTTLMQGDDQVDHGQVITNDDVHMIMMNTNTDHHNDQVMDWQTLDKFVASQLIMSQEDEEVNKDPSDNSNETFHHLSEEQATMVSMNASPSSPCSFYSWSQNTHP, translated from the exons atggAGGGTCTCTCACTCATTCCTCCCGGTTACCAATTTCATCCAACCGACGAAGAACTCGTTGACTATTATCTTAAGAAGAAAGTTGCATTCCCAGGGATGCAAGTTGACGTTATCAAAGATGTTGATCTTTACAAAATCGAGCCATGGGACATCCAGG AGTTATGTGGAAGAGGAACAGGAGAAGAGAGGGAATGGTATTTCTTTAGCCACAAGGACAAGAAGTATCCAACAGGGACACGAACCAATAGAGCAACATGCTCAGGATTTTGGAAAGCAACAGGTCGAGACAAGGCTATATACTCGAAGCAAGAGCTTGTGGGCATGAGGAAGACTCTTGTGTTTTACAAAGGTCGGGCCCCAAATGGTCAGAAATCAGATTGGATAATGCATGAATATCGTCTTGAGACAGATGAAAATGGACCACCTCATGAGGAAGGATGGGTGGTTTGTCGTGCTTTCAAGAAGAAACTAACGACAATGATGAATTACAACAATCCAAGAACAATGAtgggatcatcatcatcaggcCAAGAATCGAATTGGTTCGTGCAGCAAATGGATGTCGCTAATGGTAGCTACTACCATCTTCCTGATCTAGAGAGCCCAAAAATGTTTCAAGCCTCATCATCATTGTTACATCATAATGATAATGATCCTTATGGTGTTGTACTAAGCACTATCAACACAACACCAACCACATTAATGCAAGGAGATGACCAAGTTGATCATGGTCAAGTTATTACTAATGATGATGTTCATATGATTATGATGAACACAAACactgatcat CATAATGATCAAGTGATGGATTGGCAAACTCTTGACAAGTTTGTTGCTTCGCAGTTAATCATGAGccaagaagacgaagaagttAACAAAGATCCATCTGATaattcgaatgaaacatttcatCATCTCTCTGAAGAGCAAGCAACAATGGTTTCAATGAATGCATCGCCTTCTTCTCCATGTTCCTTCTACTCTTGGTCTCAAAACACACACCCATAA
- the LOC103874671 gene encoding NAC domain-containing protein 101 isoform X1: MEGLSLIPPGYQFHPTDEELVDYYLKKKVAFPGMQVDVIKDVDLYKIEPWDIQELCGRGTGEEREWYFFSHKDKKYPTGTRTNRATCSGFWKATGRDKAIYSKQELVGMRKTLVFYKGRAPNGQKSDWIMHEYRLETDENGPPHEEGWVVCRAFKKKLTTMMNYNNPRTMMGSSSSGQESNWFVQQMDVANGSYYHLPDLESPKMFQASSSLLHHNDNDPYGVVLSTINTTPTTLMQGDDQVDHGQVITNDDVHMIMMNTNTDHHHQSGLRLNDDHNDQVMDWQTLDKFVASQLIMSQEDEEVNKDPSDNSNETFHHLSEEQATMVSMNASPSSPCSFYSWSQNTHP; encoded by the exons atggAGGGTCTCTCACTCATTCCTCCCGGTTACCAATTTCATCCAACCGACGAAGAACTCGTTGACTATTATCTTAAGAAGAAAGTTGCATTCCCAGGGATGCAAGTTGACGTTATCAAAGATGTTGATCTTTACAAAATCGAGCCATGGGACATCCAGG AGTTATGTGGAAGAGGAACAGGAGAAGAGAGGGAATGGTATTTCTTTAGCCACAAGGACAAGAAGTATCCAACAGGGACACGAACCAATAGAGCAACATGCTCAGGATTTTGGAAAGCAACAGGTCGAGACAAGGCTATATACTCGAAGCAAGAGCTTGTGGGCATGAGGAAGACTCTTGTGTTTTACAAAGGTCGGGCCCCAAATGGTCAGAAATCAGATTGGATAATGCATGAATATCGTCTTGAGACAGATGAAAATGGACCACCTCATGAGGAAGGATGGGTGGTTTGTCGTGCTTTCAAGAAGAAACTAACGACAATGATGAATTACAACAATCCAAGAACAATGAtgggatcatcatcatcaggcCAAGAATCGAATTGGTTCGTGCAGCAAATGGATGTCGCTAATGGTAGCTACTACCATCTTCCTGATCTAGAGAGCCCAAAAATGTTTCAAGCCTCATCATCATTGTTACATCATAATGATAATGATCCTTATGGTGTTGTACTAAGCACTATCAACACAACACCAACCACATTAATGCAAGGAGATGACCAAGTTGATCATGGTCAAGTTATTACTAATGATGATGTTCATATGATTATGATGAACACAAACactgatcatcatcatcagtcaGGTTTACGACTTAATGATGACCATAATGATCAAGTGATGGATTGGCAAACTCTTGACAAGTTTGTTGCTTCGCAGTTAATCATGAGccaagaagacgaagaagttAACAAAGATCCATCTGATaattcgaatgaaacatttcatCATCTCTCTGAAGAGCAAGCAACAATGGTTTCAATGAATGCATCGCCTTCTTCTCCATGTTCCTTCTACTCTTGGTCTCAAAACACACACCCATAA
- the LOC103874671 gene encoding NAC domain-containing protein 101 isoform X3: MQVDVIKDVDLYKIEPWDIQELCGRGTGEEREWYFFSHKDKKYPTGTRTNRATCSGFWKATGRDKAIYSKQELVGMRKTLVFYKGRAPNGQKSDWIMHEYRLETDENGPPHEEGWVVCRAFKKKLTTMMNYNNPRTMMGSSSSGQESNWFVQQMDVANGSYYHLPDLESPKMFQASSSLLHHNDNDPYGVVLSTINTTPTTLMQGDDQVDHGQVITNDDVHMIMMNTNTDHHHQSGLRLNDDHNDQVMDWQTLDKFVASQLIMSQEDEEVNKDPSDNSNETFHHLSEEQATMVSMNASPSSPCSFYSWSQNTHP; encoded by the exons ATGCAAGTTGACGTTATCAAAGATGTTGATCTTTACAAAATCGAGCCATGGGACATCCAGG AGTTATGTGGAAGAGGAACAGGAGAAGAGAGGGAATGGTATTTCTTTAGCCACAAGGACAAGAAGTATCCAACAGGGACACGAACCAATAGAGCAACATGCTCAGGATTTTGGAAAGCAACAGGTCGAGACAAGGCTATATACTCGAAGCAAGAGCTTGTGGGCATGAGGAAGACTCTTGTGTTTTACAAAGGTCGGGCCCCAAATGGTCAGAAATCAGATTGGATAATGCATGAATATCGTCTTGAGACAGATGAAAATGGACCACCTCATGAGGAAGGATGGGTGGTTTGTCGTGCTTTCAAGAAGAAACTAACGACAATGATGAATTACAACAATCCAAGAACAATGAtgggatcatcatcatcaggcCAAGAATCGAATTGGTTCGTGCAGCAAATGGATGTCGCTAATGGTAGCTACTACCATCTTCCTGATCTAGAGAGCCCAAAAATGTTTCAAGCCTCATCATCATTGTTACATCATAATGATAATGATCCTTATGGTGTTGTACTAAGCACTATCAACACAACACCAACCACATTAATGCAAGGAGATGACCAAGTTGATCATGGTCAAGTTATTACTAATGATGATGTTCATATGATTATGATGAACACAAACactgatcatcatcatcagtcaGGTTTACGACTTAATGATGACCATAATGATCAAGTGATGGATTGGCAAACTCTTGACAAGTTTGTTGCTTCGCAGTTAATCATGAGccaagaagacgaagaagttAACAAAGATCCATCTGATaattcgaatgaaacatttcatCATCTCTCTGAAGAGCAAGCAACAATGGTTTCAATGAATGCATCGCCTTCTTCTCCATGTTCCTTCTACTCTTGGTCTCAAAACACACACCCATAA